The region ATCGGCCAAATTAATGCCCTTTTGTGCCACACCACGGACCTTGCCAACAAGTAAGCGCTGCCCAAGCGGGCTCTGAAGAAGACACGCCAGATAGAACGGCACTACTGATGGAAGTGTCGGAATCATTGCTAATTCACGACTAATATTGCAGTCACGCAGCGATACAGGAACAACACCAACATTACCGACGGAGCCGCGAATCGCCAGCAATACTTCACCACCTTTGAGTCGAGTTCTTTTGTACTCATGCTCAATCTCAGCTGAAACTATTTTCAGGCCTGAGGTATCAATAAATAGGTTTTTAACGTCCCCACATCTAACGGTAGGAATACCCTTTTCAACAGCACTACCTGTTTGAACAATTCCGTATGGAATGCCCCGGTCAGGCTCAACAAGTTGTTCCAAAGCGTATTTCTTCCAGAAAGTGGGCAGTGGCTCCGTCAATAGCTCCTCGGCGGCAGCTAACTCTTCCATACCAAGAGCTTTTGCCTTTGGGTTTAGTACAACACCAAGGTCGCCGGGCTTTTCCTCTCGCCACTCCTCCGTCAACCGCCCGGAAACGGCGGCGGCGAGGACGGATTGGCGGAAGCGTTTGAGTAGGGCGGGGATGGCGTCGATGCGGGCTTTGAGGGTGTCGACCTGGGCCAGCAGTTCATCGAGTTTTTGGGCGATGCGGGTTTGTTCGGCGAGTGGCGGAAAGGAAATCTCTGTTTTCTCGAAAGTCCCCTTGGTTACATGGCGAAGGCCTACCCCGCCTTGAGCCGAGCTGATTAGCTCATCCAACTTCTGATTAATCGCGTAACGAAGAAATCCACGGTTAGTCTCTCGTTCCGAAAACTCAATCTTGAAGATGTGCTGATTCAGAACGGCATCGCCGCCATGCCAAATATGCGCGCCAAAAGAGGTGCCTGGTGTGCCGGACCAAGCAAACAGTAGATCGCCATTTTTAACATGGTGCTTTGCGTCAAAATCTCCCGAGAAATGGTTGAACTTTGAAGCCGGATTGTTCAGGTTTTGAATCCTGATAATTGGTAAACCGGAGTCTGACCACTCTTGAGGTTTGAATGCGCGGCCATTGATCAGGTTGCACAGATCGCCAATCTCAGCGCGTTCCCAGCCATTCGGCAACTCACTCATCCCCAGCCTCCTGAACCACCGCCAACCCCATCACCTCCGCCATCAACTGCTTCTGCGCCGCCACTTCATCCCCAGCACCCAGCGCCTTCATCAGTTCTTCCAGCTCATGCAGCGCCTCGGTCAGTTCGGCCATGGCCTCACCGGCCAGCACTTCCGGGGCAGGGAGTTCGGCGGCGTCCAGGCTGTCGGCATCCTTTAGCCAGTTGATATCCAGGGAGTTGCCACGCTCACGTATCTGCTCGCGGGTAAACACGCGGAAGCGGCTCAGCTCGCCAATCCCTTCCACATTCTCGGCACGCGGGCTGTTGCCGTTCGGGTCATCCCCGTAGGCGTCCTCGAAGGGTTTGAGGTGCTGCGCGCCAAAGGGGGTGCGCTTGCCAAAGCTGGGCATATTGCTGCGCAGGTCATAGACCCATACGCGCTGGGTGCAGCCTTGTTCCTGGCGTGGGTTGGCGGTGCTGCCTTTCTGGAAGAACAGCACATTGGTTTTGACGCCCTGGGCGTAGAAGATGCCGGTGGGCAGGCGCAAGATTGTGTGCAGGTTGCACTTGTCCATCAGGTCGCGGCGTACCTCGGTGCCGACGCCGGCCTCGAACAGTACGTTGTCCGGCAGGACCACGGCGGCGCGGCCGCCGGGCTTGAGGCCGCGATAGATATGCTGCAGGAAGGCTAGCTGCTTGTTGCTGGTTTTGTAGGTGAGGTCGTCACGGGTCGGGCCGCCACCGCCTTTGGCCGTGCCAAAGGGCGGGTTGGAGAGAATCACGTCCACCTTGGGCAGGTTGGCCCCGCTTTGGCCAAGGGCGTTGCCTAGGTGCACCACGCCTTCTTCGTCGCCTTCCATGCCGTGCAGCAGGGTATTCATCAGCGCCAAGCGGCGGGTGCCGGGCACCAGTTCGATGCCGACAAAGGCCTTGTTGCGCTGGAAGCTGCGGACTTTCTCATCGAGGTCATAGAGGTCGTCGGTGTGGCGCTTGATATAGGCGTCGGCGGCAATCAGAAAGCCTGCGGTGCCGGCGGCCGGGTCCTGGATGGTTTCACCGGGTTGCGGCTTGATGCAGCGGATGATGCTGTCGATCAGCGGGCGCGGGGTGAAGTACTGGCCAGCGCCGGATTTGGTTTCGCTGGCGTTCTTTTCCAGTAGGCCCTCGTAGAGATCACCGAGGCCATCCTGACGGGCGCTGAACCAGTCGATGCCGTCCAGGCTTTTGATCAACTGTTCCAGGTGGCGCGGCTCTTTCAGGCGCGTTTGCGCGTCGGCATAGATGGCGGCGATCAGCGGGTCGCTGTTCTTGCCCAGATCCAGCAGCATCTGCCGGTAGTGGTCGAGCAGGTTAAGACCGGATTTGCCGGCCAGATCGGGCCAGCGTGCCCCCTCGGGCAGCTTGTGGGCGAAGCTGTCGTTGTTCTGAACCTGCTCGTATTCCATTTTGATAAACAGCAGCAAGACCAGCTCGGTGACGTAGTCGCTGTAATTGATGCCGTCGTCGCGCAGCACGTCGCAGAGGTTCCAGAGCTTCTGGACGATGTCGGAATTGGTCATGGGGGATCTCTAATTGGCTCATGGCGTGAGCCGAATACATCTGCTATCCGGCTCACAGGGAAATAGGGAGGCTTAGTCGGGTGTTTGCCAGAACGGGTCGTTCTGCCAGCCGGGCGGAAAACCCATGGCCCGTAGGTTGGTCTCTGGAAACTCTGCCAGCAAGTGGTGCAGGCGCCCGTCCCAACTGGTATGCGGGCTGACCTGACGCATCAGCAGGTTGAGGATGCACAGCACGGTGAACAGGCGGGCATGTTGTCCGGGTTGTTGCAGGTGTTGCGGCCAGGGGAAATTAAACGTTCTGGGTAGCTCGGGACGAATACCCAGCTCGCGGTTCCACAGGCGTGCGTGATGCGCGCAAATATTGCGGATGGTGGTCAGGGTGTGCAGCCAGGATTGCAGCAGTGGGGCCGGTAGCTTCAGACGTTTGGCGATGGCCTTTTTGTCGGCGTCGCGAGCCAGGCCTTTGAACAGATGCGAGAGATCGCCCAGGGTGATTTCTTCCATGGCTGCCCAGGCGGGCATTAGCTCGGGGCTGTTATATGTCAGGGCGTAATGACGTGCGTAGCTTTCCTTGGCGCGCATGCTCTTGAGCTGCTCTTTGCGGGCGTCAGACGCTTGGGGGGCGTCGATGCGCTGGCATTCGCGCAGATGATCCTGGAATGCCTTGTCCTGCTTGCTGCGGATGCTGTCGAGTAGTGACTGGTGCCGATAGCTGCGCTGGAAGAACTTTGGTTCTAGATACCAATGCGAGCCATATTGCGGCCCCATGTGGTTGCTAATAACGGCCCTGGCCGCGACTTCTATGCGCTCGATGGCATCCATGACCAGCAGGCGCAGGCGACGGTCGAAGTCATACAGACGGGTGAGTGCCTGCAGGCGCGTGCCGGGCTTGAAACCGTGGTCGGCATCTTCCGAAAGCTGGAATGGGCGCATGTAGGGCGTGAGGCGGAAGAAGCTGACCGCCTCCAGAAAGCAGTGCGCTTTGGCTTCATCCTGGATGGTAAGCCCACGCTGTTTGAGCAGGGCCAGCTGCGCAGGAATATCAATGGCTGGCTTGCTGAAGGGCTTCATGCGGAAAAACTATCGGACATAAAAAACCCGCTCAATTTGTGCGTAGCTGCCGAAGCAACCATAGGCATGGCGGGTGTGTTGCGTGAGAGGTTATGCACCACGGCAGTGTTTTGCAAGGGGTTTGGCACTGTAATGATAAGCGGATCGGTGTGTTTGGCAGTCTGTGGGCGTAGCAGTTTGCCCATATACAGCGCGCAACTGGCTTCGAGCGCAGGTGTCCGCTGTCCTGGGACCGAGGACACCTGCTGTCGGTAAATCCACGAGGCGTCAATGCTCAGCCCGCTGCCGACCACAGGTTGTCGTTCAGGGCTTCCAATACCCGGTCCAGGTTGCCGCCTAGGTTGCGGTCCAGGGCTTTGAGGCCGCCATCGTTACGGAAAGCATCGTTGACCTGCTGCGGGTCGATGACCACTTCATGCACCAGTTGCTTGGCCAGGCGATCCAGCCATTTGCGTTGCACGGGCGTCCAGGGTTGCTGGGCGTAGATGGCTTGCATGGCCTTGGCCACGCGTTGGTCGAAGGGCAGCAGGGCTTCGCCGATGGCCGCCTGACGGATGTAGCCAATGATGCTGGCGGCGATTTCCTGGTTGGTCTGATTGCGCCAGGCGCTTTTCAGGCTGGCTTCGCTGAAACCATGTTGGTCAAGCAGCAGGCGGACTTCGCGCAGTTGCTCGCGGGTCAGGTCGCGGGGGCGGTTGACCACAACGCCAAGGGCGGCGGACTGGTTGAGCTGGGTGCGAATAAAGTCGTTGAAGCTTTCCAGGTAGTCGGCCGGTTTCTGGTTTTGCCCGTAGTTCTGTTCGCGCACCAACAGTTCGTCGCTGTGGGTGGAAATAACCGGGTGGTTCTCCGAGCCGAGCAGGGCGCTGACGGCGGCCATTTGGTTCAGCAGCTGGCTGTGCTGGCGGACGAAGTTGGCCGCTTGCTGTGGGCCAAGGTCGTGCAGGTGTTTATGTAACTTGGCCGGCTCAACGCCCCACACTTCTTGCAGCTCATCGAGCTTTTTCTTTAGCGAGGGTTTGTCCTCGGCCTTGTGCTGGGCTTTGCGCAGGATACGCATCACGCGCTGGCTTAGCTGGTCGAGCACGTCATGGGCGTGGCTGCTGTCGTCCTGGCTGCCAGGAGCATCATGGCTGGCTCCGCTGATGAGTTCGCTGACCAGTTGCTCCAGGCTGATGTTGGGGTTCTTCACCAGGGGCTTCATGGTGTCGACCGCTTCCAGGCTGGCATAGAGGTCGACGGGGTCGTAGATGCGGAATACGGTTTTGCCGATGTCGTCGCAGCGGCGCGTGGCACGGCCTTTCATCTGCTCGTAGAGGATGCGCGAGCGCACCCGGCGCATAAACACCAGGTTGCAGATTTTCGGCACGTCGATGCCGGTGGTGAGCAGGTCGACGGTGATGGCGATATTGGGGGTGGGCTCGTTCTTGTAGCGGCGAATCAGCGTTTCAACCTTGTCGCTCTGGCCGGTGATGATTTCCACGGCGGCTTGGTTGTACTGCTCGCCGTAGGCTTCTTTGAAGGCTTCATCGAGCAGGTTTTTGACTCGCTCGGCATGGGCCTGGTTGACGCAGAAGATCATGGTCTTCTCTTCGCCAAACGGGTCCAGCTCCTTGGCCAGTTCATCACAGATGACCTTGTCGAAGGCCGGGGTGATCACGCGGCGGTTGAACGACTCGATGTTGAAGCTGAGCTCGTCTTCCAACTCGGCTACGTCAACTTCGCCGGTCTGGGTGTTGATAACGCTGACCGACTCGCCTTTCTCGAAGCGGATGCCGTGCTTGCTGAGTTGGGTTTCGTAGCGGATCGGTGGTTCGTGATCCACTAGCCAGTCGTCGGCCACGGCTTCGCGATAGCTGTAGGTGAATACCGGTTTGCCGAAGATTTCGCTGGTGTGTTTGGCTGGGGTGGCGGTGAGGCCAATGCGGCAGGCGTCGAAGTGGTCGAGCACGCGGCGGTACTGCGAGAGGTATTGGCTGTGATCACGCACGGCCAGTTCGCCTTCGGTCATTTCCTGGTCGAGGGTATAACCCCGGTGGGCTTCGTCGACGATGATGCAGTCGAACTCGCCCACGGGCGGCGGGTTATCCGAGCGGAAGATGCGGCTGACCATTGCTTGAACGGTGGCGACCTGGACGCGGGTTTCCGCCTCGGCGGCCATATCGCCCAGCTCTTTGATGTCGTAGATCTGCACCAGGGTGTGGTTCTGCTCCAGCGTGGTGTCGTTGAACGCGTCGATGGCCTGCTGGCCGAGGGCGCTGCGGTCAACCAGAAAGAGGATGCGTTTGAAGCGTTCGGCCTTCAGAAAGCGGTACATCAGGCCAATGATGGTGCGGGTTTTCCCGGTGCCGGTGGCCATGGCCAGTAGACAGTCACGCTGATTGTTGGCCAGGGCCTGCTCCACGGCCTGGATAGCTTTCTCCTGGTAGTCGCGTAGCTTGAGGTAGGCGAAGCCTTCGGCTTTGAGCTTGGCCTCGGCGTCTGCCTGGCTGCGTTTGAGCAGGTCGAGCAGGTCATTCGGGGTGTGGAAGTCAGGCAGCGGCCTGCGCGTGTTGGCCGTGCTGCGCAGGTCACGGAACCAGGTGCCGGACTGTTCGGCGAGCTGCTTGATGAAGGGCCGACCGTTGCAGGCGAAGGCAAAGGGCACGCGGAAGTGACCACCCTGGCCATCGTTCCAGGGCTGCGTTTGACCCGCTAGTAGCCAGGGCTGCTGATGCTCTGTCGCCAAGTTAAACTCACGGGCATAGCGCTCGGCCTGGGGAATGCGGTCGGCGATATTGATGCGCTTACGCTTGGCTTCAACGATGGCGATTGGCGTAAGACCGGCGAACAGTACGTAGTCGGCGCAGGCTTTGGGGCTGCTGGTGGGCCATTCGGCGATGGCCTTGTTCTTGCCTTTCTCCGGGCGTGCACCCTTGCCGTAGGTAAGGTCGAGGGAGTCGGCCTCCCAGCCGGCGTCGATCAACTGCTGGTCGATCAAGATGCGGGTCAGGTCTTCGGATAGATCGAAGCTGCTGCTGGCTTGCTGAGTCAGCTTGGCGACCTGTTGGCTGGTTTGTGGCTGGGCTGCCAATTGCTGCTGCAGAGCTTTGAGGCTTTGCTCGTGCTCACTGCGCAGCTTTTGCAATGCGGCTTCGTGTTCGGCTGCTAGCTGCTTATGGCTGCGTGATTCGGCATCCATCTGCTCGGCAAGCACGGCGTATTCTTCGGCCTCACGCTTGTGTAGCTCTGCCAACTGTTGATTGCTTTCCAGCTGCTGGCTGGACTCGCTGAGCTGCGTCTTGAGCTGTTCGATCTGGCTTTGCAGATCGCGCAGCGGAGCGCTGGGGTCTGCGGGAGTGAAGAAGGGGCCGGGTTTGAACGCATGAGCATTCTTGCCGAACGACTGGTGATACCAGATGGCCAGAGCACGGGCGACCTTAAGCCCATCCATGGCCTCACGGTGCTGAGTGCGAAACTCGTGAGTGGCCTTATTGCCCTCGACGCGCAGGGTGTGAAACAGGCTGCGGATGTTCTGATCCAGCTGGATCTCGCGGCTGAGCTTGTAGAGCAGGTCGGACTGGGTGGTGGTGGCATCGAACTCGATACCTGCACGGCTGGCCAAATCCTGGGCCAAGGCTTCGCCGAGTTGACGCAACTTGATCAGGGTGGTGTTGGGATCGCTGGCGAAGACCTGCTCGGCTGTGCTCGCAAGCTGCAGGAAAACCGGGTCGTGCTCTTGGAGAAAGGCAAAGTTACTGCTGGCCGCCATGATCGATCCTTCGGTTGCGTTCCCACTTAATAAGCTCTGTATGGCTTTATCGTGCGTAAGTGAGGGCAGCTTAACCAAGATGAGCCGAGTTTGACCATGGCATTGAGCCACTCGGTGACCCAGTGCGTATCGGCTAGCTGGCCGGACAGCTAACCGTCAATGCAAGACCATCCAGAGAACCTCCAGCCTGATCGTAGTTTGGCGTGTTAGGCACGCCTCAGAGCCAGTGCTGGCGAAGGTTTGCGGTGTAGGCGGCACGCAGGTGCACTGATTGGGTGCCGTCTCCAACCCCCGTGCAGACTGCTTTCCGGGCCAACGGAGTGCCGCCCCCTTTTATCTTGCACTCCACCTATTCCGTGCATTCTGAACCGCTGGGTTGGTGAGTAGGTAGAGAGAGTGGGTACTTCGACGTCGTTGGATGGTTGGCGAGGGCAGGTCAGCGCTACTCGAGTGGCCTTGCTGCGCTGTCTATGGCGACAGCTGAGCCAGCATCAGATTGTCAATGCCAGTGAGTTGGCAGGTACGCTATGGCTGCGTTGCAGAACTATCTCGAGGGTGACGTTGTGACGGTGTATATGCACTGTTTGGCTCATTCGATCGGCGCTCCTTGTTGGCTGTGGCCGAGGCTGAAAGCCAGCTCTATTACCGAGCAAGAGCAAAACATGGCCTCCACTATCATGCGTCAACAACGCAGTCTCGCGTCCGGCTAGTATTCTGGCCCGCTGGATGGCTACTCTCGGTTCGGCCAAGTTAAAGGCATCGTCGAGTCGAGGCGACTGTTGGCCAATTTCCTCGACAATGTGAGTGCAGAAGAGAAGGCCACCTCTAGCTGGGCAAGTATTCGCCAGGAGGCCGGCTTGTTCGCTCCGCAGTCAAAGGCGGATAACCAGTACTGTACCGATTTTGTACCTTTGGACTATGGGCTGATCCAGATGTCACAACCCTGAATAGCTTAAAGCCGCGCAGTGCGCGGCTTTGGAAATTGGTGGGCCCACCAGGACTTGAACCTGGGACCAAGGGATTATGAGTCCCCTGCTCTAACCAACTGAGCTATAGGCCCTTGAAGGGATCGCTGCACCAGGGTGCGGCAAAAAAGAAGCCGCTGGATTATTCAGCGGCTTCTGTATTGTTGCAAGTCCGGTCGGTCAGCTATCGCCGTCCAGGAAGCTCCGGAGGTGCTCGCTGCGCGACGGGTGGCGCAGTTTGCGCAGGGCTTTGGCTTCGATCTGACGGATCCGCTCGCGGGTGACGTCGAACTGCTTGCCGACTTCTTCCAGCGTGTGGTCGGTGTTCATGTCGATGCCGAAGCGCATGCGCAGCACTTTCGCTTCGCGGGCGGTGAGGTTGGCCAGCACTTCGCGGGTGGCTTCCTCCAGACCCAGCATGGTGGCGGAATCCACCGGGCTCTCCATGTTGGAGTCTTCGATGAAATCGCCGAGGCTGGAATCTTCGTCGTCGCCGATCGGGGTTTCCATGGAGATCGGCTCTTTGGCGATCTTCAGCACCTTGCGCACTTTGTCTTCCGGCATTTCCAGGCGCACGCCCAGTTCTTCCGGGGTCGGCTCGCGGCCCATTTCCTGCAGCATCTGGCGTTGCACGCGATTGATTTTGTTTATGGTTTCAATCATGTGCACCGGAATCC is a window of Alcanivorax sp. REN37 DNA encoding:
- the hsdR gene encoding type I restriction-modification system endonuclease, yielding MAASSNFAFLQEHDPVFLQLASTAEQVFASDPNTTLIKLRQLGEALAQDLASRAGIEFDATTTQSDLLYKLSREIQLDQNIRSLFHTLRVEGNKATHEFRTQHREAMDGLKVARALAIWYHQSFGKNAHAFKPGPFFTPADPSAPLRDLQSQIEQLKTQLSESSQQLESNQQLAELHKREAEEYAVLAEQMDAESRSHKQLAAEHEAALQKLRSEHEQSLKALQQQLAAQPQTSQQVAKLTQQASSSFDLSEDLTRILIDQQLIDAGWEADSLDLTYGKGARPEKGKNKAIAEWPTSSPKACADYVLFAGLTPIAIVEAKRKRINIADRIPQAERYAREFNLATEHQQPWLLAGQTQPWNDGQGGHFRVPFAFACNGRPFIKQLAEQSGTWFRDLRSTANTRRPLPDFHTPNDLLDLLKRSQADAEAKLKAEGFAYLKLRDYQEKAIQAVEQALANNQRDCLLAMATGTGKTRTIIGLMYRFLKAERFKRILFLVDRSALGQQAIDAFNDTTLEQNHTLVQIYDIKELGDMAAEAETRVQVATVQAMVSRIFRSDNPPPVGEFDCIIVDEAHRGYTLDQEMTEGELAVRDHSQYLSQYRRVLDHFDACRIGLTATPAKHTSEIFGKPVFTYSYREAVADDWLVDHEPPIRYETQLSKHGIRFEKGESVSVINTQTGEVDVAELEDELSFNIESFNRRVITPAFDKVICDELAKELDPFGEEKTMIFCVNQAHAERVKNLLDEAFKEAYGEQYNQAAVEIITGQSDKVETLIRRYKNEPTPNIAITVDLLTTGIDVPKICNLVFMRRVRSRILYEQMKGRATRRCDDIGKTVFRIYDPVDLYASLEAVDTMKPLVKNPNISLEQLVSELISGASHDAPGSQDDSSHAHDVLDQLSQRVMRILRKAQHKAEDKPSLKKKLDELQEVWGVEPAKLHKHLHDLGPQQAANFVRQHSQLLNQMAAVSALLGSENHPVISTHSDELLVREQNYGQNQKPADYLESFNDFIRTQLNQSAALGVVVNRPRDLTREQLREVRLLLDQHGFSEASLKSAWRNQTNQEIAASIIGYIRQAAIGEALLPFDQRVAKAMQAIYAQQPWTPVQRKWLDRLAKQLVHEVVIDPQQVNDAFRNDGGLKALDRNLGGNLDRVLEALNDNLWSAAG
- a CDS encoding restriction endonuclease subunit S, with product MSELPNGWERAEIGDLCNLINGRAFKPQEWSDSGLPIIRIQNLNNPASKFNHFSGDFDAKHHVKNGDLLFAWSGTPGTSFGAHIWHGGDAVLNQHIFKIEFSERETNRGFLRYAINQKLDELISSAQGGVGLRHVTKGTFEKTEISFPPLAEQTRIAQKLDELLAQVDTLKARIDAIPALLKRFRQSVLAAAVSGRLTEEWREEKPGDLGVVLNPKAKALGMEELAAAEELLTEPLPTFWKKYALEQLVEPDRGIPYGIVQTGSAVEKGIPTVRCGDVKNLFIDTSGLKIVSAEIEHEYKRTRLKGGEVLLAIRGSVGNVGVVPVSLRDCNISRELAMIPTLPSVVPFYLACLLQSPLGQRLLVGKVRGVAQKGINLADVRRLPVALPPYEEQTEIVRRVEQLFAFADQLEAKVASAKSRIDHLTQSVLAKAFRGELVPQDPNDEPASVLLERIKTQRAAAPKARRGRKASA
- a CDS encoding N-6 DNA methylase → MTNSDIVQKLWNLCDVLRDDGINYSDYVTELVLLLFIKMEYEQVQNNDSFAHKLPEGARWPDLAGKSGLNLLDHYRQMLLDLGKNSDPLIAAIYADAQTRLKEPRHLEQLIKSLDGIDWFSARQDGLGDLYEGLLEKNASETKSGAGQYFTPRPLIDSIIRCIKPQPGETIQDPAAGTAGFLIAADAYIKRHTDDLYDLDEKVRSFQRNKAFVGIELVPGTRRLALMNTLLHGMEGDEEGVVHLGNALGQSGANLPKVDVILSNPPFGTAKGGGGPTRDDLTYKTSNKQLAFLQHIYRGLKPGGRAAVVLPDNVLFEAGVGTEVRRDLMDKCNLHTILRLPTGIFYAQGVKTNVLFFQKGSTANPRQEQGCTQRVWVYDLRSNMPSFGKRTPFGAQHLKPFEDAYGDDPNGNSPRAENVEGIGELSRFRVFTREQIRERGNSLDINWLKDADSLDAAELPAPEVLAGEAMAELTEALHELEELMKALGAGDEVAAQKQLMAEVMGLAVVQEAGDE
- a CDS encoding Abi family protein gives rise to the protein MKPFSKPAIDIPAQLALLKQRGLTIQDEAKAHCFLEAVSFFRLTPYMRPFQLSEDADHGFKPGTRLQALTRLYDFDRRLRLLVMDAIERIEVAARAVISNHMGPQYGSHWYLEPKFFQRSYRHQSLLDSIRSKQDKAFQDHLRECQRIDAPQASDARKEQLKSMRAKESYARHYALTYNSPELMPAWAAMEEITLGDLSHLFKGLARDADKKAIAKRLKLPAPLLQSWLHTLTTIRNICAHHARLWNRELGIRPELPRTFNFPWPQHLQQPGQHARLFTVLCILNLLMRQVSPHTSWDGRLHHLLAEFPETNLRAMGFPPGWQNDPFWQTPD